One stretch of Vulpes lagopus strain Blue_001 chromosome X, ASM1834538v1, whole genome shotgun sequence DNA includes these proteins:
- the PBDC1 gene encoding protein PBDC1 isoform X1: METTRGTAEPVPGELVSVAHALSLPAESYGNDPDIEMAWAMKAMQHAEVYYKLISSVDPQFLKLTKVDDQIYSEFRKNFEKLRIDVLDTEELKSESAKEKWRPFCLKFDGIVEDFNYGTLLRLDCSQGYTEENTIFAPRIQFLAIEIARNREGYNKAVYTSVHDKEEEKEGNHGRGKGADSAQAEEKGANREREKAKTNKGEEKEKEANKEIRKSSKIAI; this comes from the exons ATGGAGACGACTAGGGGAACTGCTGAGCCG GTTCCCGGGGAACTGGTGTCTGtggcacatgctctttctctcccagcCGAGTCTTATGGCAATGAT CCTGATATCGAGATGGCTTGGGCCATGAAAGCAATGCAGCATGCTGAAGTCTACTACAAG CTGATTTCATCAGTTGACCCACAGTTCCTGAAACTCACCAAAGTGGATGACCAAATCTATTCTGAGTTTCGgaaaaattttgagaaactcAGGATAGATGTGTTGGATACAGAAGAGCTCAAATCAGAGTCCGCTAAAGAG AAGTGGAGACCATTCTGCCTGAAGTTTGACGGGATTGTAGAAGACTTCAACTATGGTACTTTGCTGCGACTGGATTGTTCTCAGGGCTACACTGAGGAAAACACCATCTTTG CCCCCAGGATACAATTTCTTGCTATTGAAATTGCTCGGAACCGGGAAGGCTATAACAAAGCAGTTTACACCAGTGTTCAtgacaaagaagaagagaaagaaggcaaccatggaagagggaagggagcTGACAGTGcacaggcagaagagaaaggagccaacagagaaagagaaaaagcaaaaaccaacaaaggagaagaaaaagagaaagaagccaacaaAGAAATCCGCAAGAGTAGTAAAATAGCTATATAA
- the PBDC1 gene encoding protein PBDC1 isoform X2, giving the protein MAWAMKAMQHAEVYYKLISSVDPQFLKLTKVDDQIYSEFRKNFEKLRIDVLDTEELKSESAKEKWRPFCLKFDGIVEDFNYGTLLRLDCSQGYTEENTIFAPRIQFLAIEIARNREGYNKAVYTSVHDKEEEKEGNHGRGKGADSAQAEEKGANREREKAKTNKGEEKEKEANKEIRKSSKIAI; this is encoded by the exons ATGGCTTGGGCCATGAAAGCAATGCAGCATGCTGAAGTCTACTACAAG CTGATTTCATCAGTTGACCCACAGTTCCTGAAACTCACCAAAGTGGATGACCAAATCTATTCTGAGTTTCGgaaaaattttgagaaactcAGGATAGATGTGTTGGATACAGAAGAGCTCAAATCAGAGTCCGCTAAAGAG AAGTGGAGACCATTCTGCCTGAAGTTTGACGGGATTGTAGAAGACTTCAACTATGGTACTTTGCTGCGACTGGATTGTTCTCAGGGCTACACTGAGGAAAACACCATCTTTG CCCCCAGGATACAATTTCTTGCTATTGAAATTGCTCGGAACCGGGAAGGCTATAACAAAGCAGTTTACACCAGTGTTCAtgacaaagaagaagagaaagaaggcaaccatggaagagggaagggagcTGACAGTGcacaggcagaagagaaaggagccaacagagaaagagaaaaagcaaaaaccaacaaaggagaagaaaaagagaaagaagccaacaaAGAAATCCGCAAGAGTAGTAAAATAGCTATATAA